The sequence TCGCCCCCGCCCCCGGCATCGGAGCCGGAAACCGCGGCGGCATCCTCAACGTCGTCCTCGGCTACCGCTACCTCCAGGGCGCCGTCCTCGACGCCGACCGCGATCAGCCGATCGTCCCCGACAGCCTGGACCTGACCGGCCGGCCCGGCACCCGCGCCCCGCACCTGTGGCTGCGCCGGGCCGCGCACCGCCTGTCCACTCTCGACCTGTACGAACGCTCCCTGGTCCTGCTCACCGACGCCCCGGACGACGCGGGCTGGCACGCGGCGGCCCGCCGCATCGCCGACACGGACGGCGTACGCCTGGACGCGTACCGCATCGGCCCGGGCGCCGACGCGGACCTGACCTACGACACCGAGAACGCCGAGGACGCCGACTGGGCCGACCTCCACGGCACCACCGCCGACGGGGCGGTCCTGGTACGGCCGGACGGGTTCGTGGCATGGCGGGCGCGCGGAGCCGTACCGGATCCGGAAAGGACCCTGCGGCAGGTGCTGGGGACGCTTCTGGGCACCAGCTGACCTGCGGAGACGATGCGCGAAGACACGGAAGGCCACCCGCGTGCCGAGGTGCGGGTGGCCTTTTTCGTGGGGAGCCCCCTGTCGGATTCGAACCGACGACCTTCGCTTTACAAGAGCGGCGCTCTGACCAGCTGAGCTAAGGAGGCATGCGCACACCGGGGGTGTGTGCCTGTGCAGTGTACCCACGTCCGGGACGGCCCCTGTCGAAAATTTCCGCGAAGTTCACAGGGCTCCGGGTACTGACATACGAGGTGAACGCCAGGTACCGTCCTGACCCAGTTCACTCGCGTGGACTACGCCAACCACCTTCCTACAACGGATCGTCCGGCACGTTCCTGCCGGTAGAAGGGGGCCCATTCGCCATGGCCACTGTCACGTTCGACAAGGCGACCCGGATCTACCCGGGTTCCACCAAGCCCGCCGTCGACCAGCTCGACATCGCGATCGAGGACGGCGAGTTCCTCGTCCTGGTCGGCCCGTCCGGCTGCGGAAAGTCCACCTCCCTGCGCATGCTCGCGGGCCTGGAGGACGTCAACGGCGGCGCCATCCGCATCGGTGACCGCGACGTCACGCACCTGCCGCCCAAGGACCGGGACATCGCCATGGTGTTCCAGAACTACGCGCTCTACCCGCACATGACGGTCGCCGACAACATGGGCTTCGCGCTCAAGATCGCCGGCGTCAACAAGGCGGAGATCCGGCAGAAGGTCGAGGAGGCCGCGAAGATCCTCGACCTCACCGAGTACCTGGACCGCAAGCCGAAGGCCCTCTCCGGCGGTCAGCGCCAGCGTGTCGCGATGGGCCGCGCGATCGTCCGCGAGCCCCAGGTCTTCCTCATGGACGAGCCGCTGTCCAACCTGGACGCCAAGCTGCGTGTGTCGACGCGTACGCAGATCGCGTCCCTCCAGCGCCGCCTCGGCATCACCACCGTCTACGTCACCCACGACCAGGTCGAGGCCATGACCATGGGCGACCGGGTGGCCGTGCTCAAGGACGGCCTGCTCCAGCAGGTCGACTCGCCGCGGAACATGTACGACAAGCCCGCGAACCTCTTCGTCGCCGGCTTCATCGGCTCCCCGGCCATGAACCTGGTCGAGGTCCCGGTCACCGACGGCGGCGTGAAGTTCGGCAACAGCGTCGTCCCCGTCAACCGGGACGCCCTGAAGGCCGCCACCGACAAGGGTGACCGCACGGTGACCGTGGGTGTCCGGCCCGAGCACTTCGACGTGGTCGAGCTGGGCGGCGGTGCCGCCGCGTCCCTCTCCAAGGACAGCGAGGACGCCCCGGCCGGTCTCGCGGTCTCCGTGAACGTGGTCGAGGAGCTGGGCGCCGACGGCTACGTCTACGGCACCGCCGAGGTCAGCGGCGAGGTCAAGGACCTGGTCGTCCGGGTCAACGGCCGCCAGGTGCCGGAGAAGGGCTCCACCCTGCACGTCGTGCCGCGGCCGGGCGAGACCCACGTCTTCTCGACCTCCACGGGCGAGCGACTCTCCGACTGACCTGCCCGATCCACCCGA is a genomic window of Streptomyces griseochromogenes containing:
- a CDS encoding ABC transporter ATP-binding protein, which gives rise to MATVTFDKATRIYPGSTKPAVDQLDIAIEDGEFLVLVGPSGCGKSTSLRMLAGLEDVNGGAIRIGDRDVTHLPPKDRDIAMVFQNYALYPHMTVADNMGFALKIAGVNKAEIRQKVEEAAKILDLTEYLDRKPKALSGGQRQRVAMGRAIVREPQVFLMDEPLSNLDAKLRVSTRTQIASLQRRLGITTVYVTHDQVEAMTMGDRVAVLKDGLLQQVDSPRNMYDKPANLFVAGFIGSPAMNLVEVPVTDGGVKFGNSVVPVNRDALKAATDKGDRTVTVGVRPEHFDVVELGGGAAASLSKDSEDAPAGLAVSVNVVEELGADGYVYGTAEVSGEVKDLVVRVNGRQVPEKGSTLHVVPRPGETHVFSTSTGERLSD